The following are from one region of the Nicotiana tomentosiformis chromosome 7, ASM39032v3, whole genome shotgun sequence genome:
- the LOC138895522 gene encoding uncharacterized protein, with protein MSNKLNKILQKRDQDIVNAMEFLNITKKRLQDMRETEWESLLDDVSSFCHMHDIIIPRMDEFYFPEKSKRKSSGICYSHHLRVDIFYSVIDVQLQELNDRFDVVSSDLLLGMASLNPTNSFANFDKGKIMTLAKCYPNEFDEVQIRDLSY; from the coding sequence ATGTCAAATAAGTTGAACAAGATCCTACAAAAGAGGGATCAAGACATTGTTAATGCAATGGAGTTTCTTaacattacaaagaaaagattgcAAGATATGAGGGAAACTGAATGGGAATCTTTGCTAGATGATGTTTCCTCATTTTgtcatatgcatgatattataattcCCAGGATGGATGAATTCTATTTTCCTGAAAAGTCGAAGCGCAAGTCTTCTGGTATTTGTTATTCACACCACTTGCGTGTTGATATCTTTTATTCTGTAATTGATGTGCAACTTCAAGAGCTTAATGACCGTTTTGATGTAGTGAGTAGCGATTTGCTTCTTGGGATGGCTAGCTTGAATCCAACCAATTCTTTTGCTAATTTTGATAAAGGTAAAATAATGACTTTAGCAAAATGTTACCCAAATGAGTTTGATGAAGTACAGATTCGAGACTTGAGTTATTAA